ATTATGTTTGTATGGAGAGACAACTGCGGTTGAATGCTTAAAAATGTTTGTCTTTAATGTTATTATGATATTTGGAGGTGAATAATTGCGAAAGCCAAAATCAAATGATGTAGAACATTTTTTACAATTAGGTGAGGCTCGTGGCTTTTCTGATATGATGTGTAGTATTGATTGCATGCACCGACAATGAAAAAAATTGTCCTATAGCATGGAAGAGAATGTGCATGAATGGTCACAAAGGATTTGTAACAATTTTACTAGAAGCAGTTGTTTTATCTGATCTATGGATATGTCGTGCGTTTTTGGAGTTGCTAGATcaaataatgacataaatgtTTTAAAACGATCACCTGTGTTTGATGAATCGCCACAAGGTCATGCTCTAAAGGTAAATTGTACTATCAATGGAAATAATTATAATACGGGCTACTACTTAACCAATGGAATATACACATTTCTTAAAACAATACCGCGTCCGTAAGGTGAGAAAagaacattattttcaaaatattaacaaaGCTAGTGAAAAGACATTGAGCGTTTGGTATGCTACAGTCCTGTTTCGTATCTATACGTGGTTCTTCGCTTTTGGGACAAAGCAGATCTTGAGAGAACTATAAAAGCATGTAACATAATACATAATATGATTGTTGAAGATGAGAGAGACACATACACCACTTAATATGGTCCCCTGCCAACTTATGATGATGATTTAAACAGCTTATCACAACCTAATTTAAGGTAAGAACTTTCGTTCTAGTATGAAACATATATTCAGAAGACTATATTGATGTGATAAACGGACACATCGCTAGCTACAAAATGACTTGATCGAACATATCTCTCGGTTTCATAATAATCGTTAATTTTTCATATCACATGATTTAGTTGCAATAGGACTCATTTGCCTCCCGCTTCTTCGCCAAGAGGACTAGCTCTCCTGCTTAGAGGACTGCTTCTCTTTCTCCTTTTCTTTGGACTTTGCAGCCATGTCTAGAGTTGATGTTCTTCAAGAGTCGGCAGGAGTCCTTCATCTATACCCTCTCCGAATTCTAACTGAAGGGGAGTAACTATGGCGGCCGTAGAGGTTGTGACCTTGGACGACTCATTAGGGTTGAATGGCAATCCGTTATTGGGTGTAGGCATGATTGTTTTGGTGTTTAATTTCTAACATAGTTTGTTTACAGTTCCCACGATGAGGCCAAGTGCTGGAACCAGTTTTCTGTCAAGATGTAAGGATCAGATCGACCGACAAAGAGAGAAATGTGAGGGATGAGTGGGTAGGAACTGCAAATGTTGTGTATGTGTATAATGAATTGTCCCAATCAAACCTGCATTGATAACTTTAATTCacataattttcattttcttcgaTTGTGCTGAGAATATCAGAGTGGGGAAGTGGTTCCACAAAACCAGGGATGCGGACGTTCCACAAAACCATGGATGCAGACGTTGAAGTCCAACGTTCCTTTCTAAATACGAGGACGTGGCCTTCGTGTGTTCAAAGTACATATTTTGATCCGCCTGGACTTAGTCCGACTGGATTTCGGCCCATTGTTCCCGTAATTGGGCCTGTTTACACATGCCTCCAAGAAAGATAATAAAGTGatgtctttttttttataattgaaatttcTGCCAATTTCAGTTTAGGACTTTGTCCACCACTTCCTACATTTTGGTGTCagcaaaaattcaaatatagtCTTCACACTCTAATTGTCACCATCCTTTCATTGACCTACCATTCTAATTATGAGATCTTAGAAACATAATCAATCTGTAATTGCATTTCAgttcatttttatataatttgaagtCATCAAGCAACAAGTTTCTAATTTCTACCAATTGTTGGAACCAGTATTCTGCCAAGATATAAGGATTGGATTGATCTGCAAAGAGAAAAATGTGAGGGATGATCTGCAAAGATATAAGTTTCTGCTCATTGTTTCCGGTAATTGGGCCTGTTTACATAGACGGGCCTCCAACAGAGAGATACTAAAGTGTTGTTATAATATCTTGTTTTATTTACGATTTTCGCCAATTTCACTTCATGACTCTTCATACTCTGATTGTCACCATCCTTTCATTGACCTACCAGTCTAAAACCTCAGAAACATAATCAATCTGTAattgcatttcatttcattttcataCAATTCGAAGTCATCATCAACAAGTTTCTAATTTCTACATGAAATATATGCCGCAAATTTTCCTCAGCACCAACATTTTTAAACAAATGCCAGATACTGATGCATTATATTCACAAAATTGTTATATCTACTTGCTATCTACTCTGTGTTGTTTACACTGTTAGAAGCCTGATTCTAGTCGTCGTCTTCGTCGTCTTCATAGTTGAATGGTAGAGGTACTGACTTAAATGCGCGGTACTTGCCTGCATTGTTCAGCTGTTCATTCTCCAGCCTAACAATTTGTCAAAAACCATATCAGTAACAAAGCCCTACACACATGAGCAAAAATTGCAGTTCATGTCAGTTATTCTTTTACCTGAAGAAATTCCAGACACCACGTCGAATAATTTCCAGAACTGCTATAATTGCTATCATAGTTTGTCTATGTAAAAATGAAACTTTCAAGTCTAGAACCAATTGAATCCAAGAAAATCTCAGCAACACGTTCAAGGCCTGCGTTACAAGTCATAGGCCGAATTAATCTACTGAACTccaaaaatttgtaaatttcAGGTTATTATGATaagttaaaagtaaaaaagagGAAAGAATGTTGAATGTAATTTTGTGGACTCACAATGGCTGCGAAGTACACACTTCTGTAGGGGACGAGGAGTTTGTCTCTCAACCAAGGGTTGGTGGATTTTCGGTTGAGAAGCCCCCAGTCGAAAACAATGTCCCAGTATGTAGCAACTACGCCAGCAACTACAGAGGTTACCCAGGCTATTATATACCACTCGGTGCTGTTGTTTTTGCTGTACGCTGTCCTTGTAACGAATGACACAactatagaaaaatatttcagcGAGTTCCATCCTTGAATTGCATCTTTTTCTTCGAAGAATCGCCTCACACACTAGCCACAACAGACATGAAAGGAAAAATATTAGCTTTTTCCCCCTGTTTTACTAATAACAGCTTAGATATTTCATTTGTCGGTTAGTAAAAAATTCAGGATCACAATTGTGCGTGTTGAATTAGTACCTGAAGCATGCGCCACCAAAATGGAATCGCGGCCAAAATGTAACTGAATGTATTGTAGGCATCATTTTTGTTGCAATTATGCTCTCTATATTTGAAATCACCTGAACTGTAGTAACAGAAGTAGAACTCGATACTTCTGAAAGCTTGAACCTGGCTGGTAAGTTGATCACCTACGAAAAAATCTGAAAGCACAACCTGTGTACAAGTAATTGCATCGCACATTAGTCGTTATTGTATGTCTAAATAATTCAATTCAGATAAATTTGGAACATTCTTTGAGACGACGGACCTTATACAGGGGAGCAAGGAAAACGTGTACTGCACAGGTAAGAAAGAAGTAGCGGCTGGAGCGATATATGATGTTGAATGGGCAGATCAGTACCGCGAATGCTAACTgcagataaaaataaaataactaaataaataatgatTCGAATAAAGATTAGTAGATTAAAAGCGATGGAATATTAGCATTGTGTCAATAATAATCTAATGAACTtacaattaacaaaattaaaGGAACGAGCTCAGTGAGTTGTTTGTAGTCCTTAGTCTTAGGGTCCATTTCCATATCAAGATTTCCATGAATGCTAGCTAATGCCAGCACAGAGAGAGCGAAACTCACTAGGAGCACTTCTCGATAGCCTAATTCGGTTCCAGCCTTGAACCCGAATATGAactgataatttattttgtactTCTTCCAGAAATATATATTCCCAGCATAGAACAGCATGTGCAGCACGATGAACCCGTAGAGGCTGAAATATCAATTttggaaatattttatttactagGCCTAAATAagcattatttataaaatataagtacTCAGACAAACATACACATGCACGAACCTGTACAGCGGAAACATGGTCTCCATGTACCGGTCAGCACCTTCCTTCTCAAAAAGGTTTCGGGTTCTTATGGTCAGAATGACTGCGAAGACAAGAGCTACTGTACAACCAGCAAAGAAACCTGAATTGATTTACAAGTGAAATAAAATGCATTAGAAATTTTCGTCTATTGGAGTCACATTCAGTACGCGACAATGTTGTATAGGGATTTCATTATACGACGAATGAATTATAGTTTGTCCTTAAGTACAGAGGGAATCATCAGATTAGTACTAGTGTACCTAAAGAAGCAGACACTCTATGTTTTTCTCTCTTGGCTTTTGGTTTGAGTGTGCCAAGCCCTTTCTTGCGATTTGCATTAGCAAAATGCTTAATAAACGTAGCTTCAACTCGGTCCAGGAGCTTCGTAATTACCTGTCATCAGTCATTAGTATACTAATCAGCAAAACTGGATTAGTTTAAATTACTTCAACTAACAAATATTCTTTGCTCAACTTGGCTAAGATCAAAGTAAAGATACAATTAAAGAATGCTTTACAGCTAACAGTTACTTGGTTGATTAATCAGTAAAGAAAgagtttaattaaaataatgcaGTCTTAATAAATTGGAGTTGAACTGTTTGATCCGTTGAATGAGGATACACATGCTATCAATTGAGTCTCCTCACCGGAGCTTATATTATTGATATCTCCTCCGTAACATATATTACTAATAGAGTAAAGAAgctgttagaatataatatgatcctggtaagcccgaCTCCTAACACCTTGAAATTTCAGGAGAACTGGTCACTTAACAGAAGGAGAAGGTGAAGCGTTTACCTCATCCGAGCTGCCTATATAGGAGTTATCAACCGTTTTTAGGTAGGACTTGGACGCATTCCTGGAAGTGATCTGTGTATGTTGATCAGATTTccacattaataataaaaacaaataatctTGGTCAAATTTTGGTGATTTGTTTGATTATCATTTTTATCTAACTTAATTTTCACCAGAGAATGACCCTATTAGTTGGGAAAATGAGGCGCGTACCTTGTCGTATTTTTTCATGATCTTGGAGAATGCTAAAATATTCAGGAAGCTGTTCACATTAATCATTAACAAAGAAAAGCTACTTTCAGAACataaagtaaaaaagaaaactaAAGGCTgagatatcaaaatcaaatgaGTTGGATTGCACTTCATTACCTGTAGCTTTTGAGAAGTCTAAGCTTGTGGTAGAACTCTGTAAAAGCCCTTTTCAGTTGCTCCTCAATTTTACTCAGATTTTCTGAACTAAATTTCATATCCGTCTGTACAGGGACGTTTAGGACGCCTTTGATAGTTGGGAGAGGCGTATCAGCCGGTCTGTTAATTGTCACACGGTTTAGGATATCAAGTGAAGCTGGTCTCCCAGTTATAGTCACTTCCGGAACAACTTGGTTTATTAATTGTTTTGCTTCTTTGGAATAACGATCACTTGATGTAGATGATTTTGATCTAGTCATTTTAACTGATTTATCCTCGTCTATTTGATCCATGTGCTCTGCAACTCGTTCTGCAATTAGTcacttttcattagtatcaaatagaaagaaaaaatttagattttttttttttgatgaattgtTGTACTTACTGCTGTGCCTCCTCCCAAACGAAGAAATTGAGGCTGATAATTCTTTGTTTGAAGATTCAACAGCCGAAACCAGATGATCCATATTCTCCGAGGTATCAAACCAGGCGTGCTTCGGATTCTCAACTTTAATCCGAAAGGCGATGAGAGCATTCATTTGTCTATTCAACTCATCAGCCTCCTTCATCACTTCATCAACTTTGGCCCTATAGAACATGTTCACTTTATTAAATTCATCGTCGAGTCTCTTGAAGTAAACAAGCTCATACTCTCCTCCATCCTCCGAGGCCCTAAGAAACGTGGTCTGATAGCCAACTTCTCCGTTTGTTTTCTTGACATTGTTCACTAAAATGGCCTGGCTCTCGAGGTCTTCGTGGTGGTGCTGCCTACCGCTGGCACTACGCATGGAAATGCTTCTTTTTAAGGACGTGAGGCCGCTGAAAGCTCTGTAGTGAGTGAGAGCCCGGGGCAGTCCCGGTGGATGAGCTGGCGGAGGCATGGTTTTGTGTCGAAAATGCTGAATATCTTTCAAAAGAGTCTTGAGAAATCCGTAGTCCATGTATGCATCTTGCCATTCCGGCACCATTTGTGACTTGAGTTCTTTTCCAAACTTCATTTCTTCTTACTCGTCGTCgtcctcctcttcttcttcgTGTTACTATAATACAGGTTTAGGATGAGTTAGAATGTTGTGTTCAAGAGCACGTTTAGATAGCTCAAGTGGTTAAgagtttattttcagttgtCGAGGTTTTGGGAGAAGCAATAAAGGAAAGATAAGAGGTGTAACGAGGGGAATTTGATCTGCGTGTGAGAGTACTTGGAATGAAGTAATGATCAGAGCTATAAATAAAGGGAGATACGGATATTAAATTATCGAAAAAATAATGTTGATTTGTTGATAGGCAAATAGCAATACGTACGGCTGCCTGGCGAAGTCAAACCAAAGTTTTAATTTTCACTCTTTGTTTAAGAAGCAGTTGTGTCTATTTTTGTGACTGGGGATCTACATGCTGACATTATAACACCTCAATTTTCCCTTTTTAGGTAAGATATTCTCCGAGATTTTGAAATTctgttatttttaatattatttgtgttTCAAATGACGTGAAATTGATGAAATGCTTATGCGCCTTCATCCTCATAAaaagtgattttaatttttcttggtatttttttgtaaaaaacaaaaataatttaagaacTTATGGAACAATAAGTGAAAAGTTGAAAAATTAGCGCAAACCACTACACCAAAAGCAACTACCTGTTAGAGATGACTCTATATTACAGTGTGGCAGCCAGCGTGACAGTTCGAGTTAGGGAGATACTTGACACAGAACACCctacaataataatatactatattcaaaatgggtcgcgctcaagacaGAACCGATTCTTAAAATAAACCTTAAAACCACTAAAGTTCTgttgtaatttttaaataaatttttaggatttgaatttaaatatatgttttttgcatcgttgtttgtgttaaaaaataaatttacatgTTTTTTACATTGTTttatgtgttcaaaaataatttcaaaatataatatataaacacgacatttttttcatatgcagttctgctgcagaaccctaataAATACTAACAATTAGAGTAAAAGTTCTAAGTGGAACATGACTCAATTTAAAATATCGGGTTTTCTAGTGTGCTCCCATAGGCACATATTAACGACCACTTTTTAGCTagttggtggattttgattggctctcatCTCATTATtatctcattaataatgatgCCCCCTCCATGCATAAAAATCCCCaacaatcaaaatctcccaccAATGTAAAAAGTACTAgtttttagagcatctccaacgctaAAGATAAAACTGTTAGCTAAAATATCATCAGCTAAAATTTTTTTTGAGCCTGTAAGGATTTTTGCTCCAGCGGGTATTAGCTAAAACCATTagctatattcaaaatattattttaaatgttaattataaatatacaataaaata
This genomic window from Daucus carota subsp. sativus chromosome 7, DH1 v3.0, whole genome shotgun sequence contains:
- the LOC108195905 gene encoding phosphate transporter PHO1 homolog 3; its protein translation is MKFGKELKSQMVPEWQDAYMDYGFLKTLLKDIQHFRHKTMPPPAHPPGLPRALTHYRAFSGLTSLKRSISMRSASGRQHHHEDLESQAILVNNVKKTNGEVGYQTTFLRASEDGGEYELVYFKRLDDEFNKVNMFYRAKVDEVMKEADELNRQMNALIAFRIKVENPKHAWFDTSENMDHLVSAVESSNKELSASISSFGRRHSKRVAEHMDQIDEDKSVKMTRSKSSTSSDRYSKEAKQLINQVVPEVTITGRPASLDILNRVTINRPADTPLPTIKGVLNVPVQTDMKFSSENLSKIEEQLKRAFTEFYHKLRLLKSYSFLNILAFSKIMKKYDKITSRNASKSYLKTVDNSYIGSSDEVITKLLDRVEATFIKHFANANRKKGLGTLKPKAKREKHRVSASLGFFAGCTVALVFAVILTIRTRNLFEKEGADRYMETMFPLYSLYGFIVLHMLFYAGNIYFWKKYKINYQFIFGFKAGTELGYREVLLVSFALSVLALASIHGNLDMEMDPKTKDYKQLTELVPLILLILAFAVLICPFNIIYRSSRYFFLTCAVHVFLAPLYKVVLSDFFVGDQLTSQVQAFRSIEFYFCYYSSGDFKYREHNCNKNDAYNTFSYILAAIPFWWRMLQCVRRFFEEKDAIQGWNSLKYFSIVVSFVTRTAYSKNNSTEWYIIAWVTSVVAGVVATYWDIVFDWGLLNRKSTNPWLRDKLLVPYRSVYFAAIALNVLLRFSWIQLVLDLKVSFLHRQTMIAIIAVLEIIRRGVWNFFRLENEQLNNAGKYRAFKSVPLPFNYEDDEDDD